Part of the Paenibacillus aurantius genome, CCGGTACGGCTGGACTCGTAAATGGCTTCGAGAATTTCGGAAACGACCAGAGCCTGCTCCGGAAGAACAACCGGATCGGTGTCGTTCAGAATCGCTTCGATCCACAGACGGGCTTCCAGGTCGGCATCGCTCTCGGTTTTGCCGCTGTAGAAGGCTACTCCGCCGGACTTCAGGTTCACTTCACGGGAATACAGACGGCTGTGCTCTTCCCCGTTGAAGCGCAGGGAGTTGTTCTCCATGTCCGCGCCGCCTTCGGTTCCGCAAAGCGTAACCTTGGCTTCTTTCACATCGAGGGTGTTCAGGGCCCAGGAGGATTCGAGGATAATGGTCGCCCCGTTCTCCATGGTGATCATACCGAAAGCGGAATCCTCAACCGTAAACTTCTTCGGATCCCAAGGACCCCAAGCGTTGGCCGCGTTCTCGCGCTGGGACAGCTTATGGTAGGAGGTTCCCAGAACGACCTTCGGCTTGTAGTTGTCAACCATCCACAAAGCCAGGTCAAGGGCATGGGTTCCGATGTCGATGAGCGGACCTCCGCCCTGCTTCTCTTCATCGAGGAATACGCCCCAGGTCGGAACGGCGCGGCGGCGGATGGCGTGAGCCTTGGCGAAGTAAATTTCACCCAGGTCTCCGCTTTCGCAAACCTTCTTAAGATGCTGGGAATCATTACGGAAGCGGTTGTTGTAGCCGATCGTCAGCTTCTTGCCGGAGCGCTTGGCTGCTTCGAGCATGCGGCGGGCGTCGGCAGCCGTTTTGGCCATCGGCTTCTCACACATAACATGCTTGTCGGATTCCAGGGCGGCGATGGAGATCTCGGCATGGGAATCGTTCGGCGTACAAACGTGAACGACATCAATGGATTTGTCCTGCAGAAGCTCTTTGTAGTCTTCGTACACTTTAGCGCCTTCTGCACCATATTTCTCTGCAGCAGCTTGAGCTTTTTCTACGATGATATCGCAGAAAGCAACGAGCTCGATATTGTCCAATTTGGACAAGCTCGGCATGTGCTTTCCATTGGCGATGCCTCCGCAGCCAATGATTGCGATTTTAAGCTTCTTCGACATGGAATAAATCCTCCTTTGAATTATGGAGCAAATGATACTAGAATATAGTATAGACCTACGTATTCCAAAAGGAAATGTTTATTCTGGTTGTCCTTGTATGTAATTTTGGCATTTGGGAGGAAGCCTTCCGTGGAATTCTTCAATGAGAACATTCAATATGAAAACCCTTTATTGTCCCTCAAAATATTCGAAGCTCACCGGCACCGGGAAGAGCAGCTCGGACGCTGGCATTATCATAAAGAGCTGGAGTTTTACGCCGTTCAGGAAGGCCATATCGAGGTCCATGTCGAGGACGAATTCTATCAGCTGAAGCCGGGCGAGCTGGCTCTGGTCGGCTCCTCGCAGCTTCACCGGGACCGCACGCTGTCCGAAGCTTCGAAGTATTATGTGTTTCAGTTTGACATCCAGCACTACATGGACCAGAGCGTCCTTCCATACTTCCGCTTTTTCTTCGAACCGGGCTTTCCCCTCAGCCGGTTGAACTATATTTTCAAGGAAAACGAAGCCGTCCGCCGCGAAGTGTACGACTGTGTTCAGGAGATCTTCAAGGAGTCCCAGGCCAAGCAGGAGGGCTACGAGATCGCGGTCAGCATGCTGATCAAGAAGATCATCCTGTGCCTGATCCGCCACGATTCCCGGAAGCTGATGCACAGGCGGGACAACGCGGACCTTATCCGGCTGAAGCCGGTGCTCGATTATATCGACGAGAATCTTTCTCATAAGATTCAGGTTGAAGAGGCAAGCAAGGTCGCGAACATCAGCTACTACTACTTCGTGAAATATTTCAAAAAAGCGATCGGCATGTCGTTTCTCGAATATGTCAATTACAAAAAAATAAAACGCGCGGAGCGTTTTCTGCTGACGAAGGATATGAGTGTCGCCCAGATCGGCGAAGAAATCGGAATGCCCAACATGGCTCACTTCTACAAGCTGTTCAAGAAATACAACGACTGCTCTCCGAACGAATACCGCAAGAAGATGCTGGAATGGTCGCAGGAGCCCTCTTAAGTGCCGGCCGAGTAGACGGACCAGCCCTCCTGCCCCCCGACTGTTAAGCCCTTACCTGCCCTCTCCGGCCGGGTAAGGGCTTATTTGGTCCGCTGGGTCGAAACCAGCTTGTAGCCGACCCCCCGGATCGAGTCGATCTGAACGGTATCCTGGTTCATCTCCAGCTTCTTGCGAAGGGAGCTGACATGAACGTCGACGGTTCTCTGGCCGCCTATGTAATCAAAGCCCCATACGACATTCATCAGGTCGTCCCTCGTCACCACCACTCCCGGTCGTTGGACGAGGTAGAGAAGCACCTCGAATTCCTTCGGCCGCAGGGGAATGGACTCTCCGTTCAGAAGAACTTCATACTTGTCCGGGTAGATTCTCAGATCCCCGACCGTAAAGACCTTCTCGCCCTCCGGGCTCCGGTCGGTCATCGCCTCGCCGGGCTGGGTCCGCCTTAACACGGCTGTCACGCGGGCGAGCAGCTCCGCTACCCCGAAAGGCTTCGTCATGTAATCGTCGGCCCCGTATTTGAGCCCTTGAACAACCTCTTCCTCGGCATTTCGTGCCGTCAGGATGATGACAGGCGTCTTCACGCCCTTCTGGCGGAGCTTCGCCAAAATTTCGAAGCCGTTCATCCCCGGAAGCATGATGTCGAGAATGATAAGGTCAAAAGGCTGCTGGAGGGCTGTCTGAAGCCCGTCTCCCCCATGCTCGGCCACTTGAATCTCATAGCCCTCCTGCGTCAAGTTATAGGACAGAAGACGGGCAAGCGTCGGCTCGTCTTCGATAATTAGAATGGTATGCGGCATGGGCATCCCCCCAGTTGATAAGAAAGTCAAAGGTCCGGCCTCTCTATTCTAGCACGTATGCGTAAAGATCATGTAAAGCAAATGTTAACGGAATGTTAAAACCGGCCGGGCCGTCCCAAACCCGGTTAAGGGTGAAGAACCGGGATTTCAATGATAAACCGCGAGCCCAAGCCGACTTCACTTTCTACGGCAATGGTGCCGTGGTGAAGCTCCACCAGATGTTTCACGATGGACAGCCCCAGCCCCGTTCCGCCCGAGCTGCGGGATCTGGCTTTGTCCACCCGGTAGAAGCGCTCAAAGATCCGGGGGAGATCCTTCTTCGGGATGCCCATTCCGGTATCGGAGATGGTCAGGCGGATCTTCTCTTCTTCCCCTGAGGCGGCCACAAGCGGTTCCACGCTGACCTTCACCTTGCCGCCCTCCGGTGTATAAGCGATTCCATTGGAAAGCAGGTTGATGACGATCTGGCGAAGCCGGTCCTCGTCGGCTTCCAGATACAGATCCTCTCCGGCTTCGAGCTCCAGGGTGATCTTCTTCTTGTCCGCCTGGGCTTTCATGACATGCACCGTCTTCTCGATAAACTCCTTCAGTTCGACCGGAGAGAAATGAAGCGGGATCCGTTTCGATTCGATTTTGGAAAGCTCCAGAATATCCCCGATCAGCCGGTTCAAACGGTCACTCTCTTCATAGATGATCTGCAGGAAAGACTTTGCGGTTTCG contains:
- a CDS encoding AraC family transcriptional regulator, encoding MEFFNENIQYENPLLSLKIFEAHRHREEQLGRWHYHKELEFYAVQEGHIEVHVEDEFYQLKPGELALVGSSQLHRDRTLSEASKYYVFQFDIQHYMDQSVLPYFRFFFEPGFPLSRLNYIFKENEAVRREVYDCVQEIFKESQAKQEGYEIAVSMLIKKIILCLIRHDSRKLMHRRDNADLIRLKPVLDYIDENLSHKIQVEEASKVANISYYYFVKYFKKAIGMSFLEYVNYKKIKRAERFLLTKDMSVAQIGEEIGMPNMAHFYKLFKKYNDCSPNEYRKKMLEWSQEPS
- a CDS encoding response regulator transcription factor codes for the protein MPHTILIIEDEPTLARLLSYNLTQEGYEIQVAEHGGDGLQTALQQPFDLIILDIMLPGMNGFEILAKLRQKGVKTPVIILTARNAEEEVVQGLKYGADDYMTKPFGVAELLARVTAVLRRTQPGEAMTDRSPEGEKVFTVGDLRIYPDKYEVLLNGESIPLRPKEFEVLLYLVQRPGVVVTRDDLMNVVWGFDYIGGQRTVDVHVSSLRKKLEMNQDTVQIDSIRGVGYKLVSTQRTK
- a CDS encoding Gfo/Idh/MocA family protein produces the protein MSKKLKIAIIGCGGIANGKHMPSLSKLDNIELVAFCDIIVEKAQAAAEKYGAEGAKVYEDYKELLQDKSIDVVHVCTPNDSHAEISIAALESDKHVMCEKPMAKTAADARRMLEAAKRSGKKLTIGYNNRFRNDSQHLKKVCESGDLGEIYFAKAHAIRRRAVPTWGVFLDEEKQGGGPLIDIGTHALDLALWMVDNYKPKVVLGTSYHKLSQRENAANAWGPWDPKKFTVEDSAFGMITMENGATIILESSWALNTLDVKEAKVTLCGTEGGADMENNSLRFNGEEHSRLYSREVNLKSGGVAFYSGKTESDADLEARLWIEAILNDTDPVVLPEQALVVSEILEAIYESSRTGKAVYFS